A section of the Candidatus Atribacteria bacterium genome encodes:
- the ybaK gene encoding Cys-tRNA(Pro) deacylase, whose product MKKTNASRILDKLKIPYEILKYEVDEQNLSAENAAQKMGQPLKQVFKTLVIRGDKTGILVACIPGGAELNLKALASISGNKKVEMVHLKEVKSLTGYVRGGVSPLALKKNYPTYFDESAFQFPFIIFSAGVRGLQLKVDPNHLLKALQLISGKLAVK is encoded by the coding sequence ATGAAAAAGACTAATGCCTCCAGAATTTTAGATAAATTAAAAATTCCCTATGAAATTTTAAAATATGAAGTGGACGAACAGAACCTCAGTGCAGAAAATGCCGCTCAGAAAATGGGGCAGCCCTTAAAACAGGTATTTAAAACACTGGTAATTCGAGGGGATAAGACCGGAATTTTAGTGGCCTGTATCCCCGGAGGAGCGGAACTTAATCTGAAAGCCCTTGCTTCTATAAGTGGAAACAAAAAGGTGGAAATGGTACACTTAAAAGAGGTAAAATCATTAACCGGTTATGTTCGAGGAGGCGTTTCTCCTTTAGCATTGAAAAAAAATTACCCTACTTATTTTGATGAAAGTGCCTTCCAATTTCCTTTTATCATATTCAGTGCGGGAGTTAGGGGTTTACAATTAAAAGTTGATCCTAATCATTTATTAAAAGCATTGCAATTAATTTCTGGCAAATTAGCTGTGAAATAA
- a CDS encoding NAD(P)H nitroreductase → MKFLDLVKKRQSVREYLDKAVEREKIESCLEAARLAPSANNSQPWSFIVIDDLKLKEAVARKTFNRVISFNRFSLQAPALILLLSERPSFFSRIGSILKDKQFSLIDIGITAEHLCLQATEEGLGTCMLGWFNEKGVKKLVNIPPQIRVELIITIGYPMSDEIQPKERKEINQIRSYNSYEL, encoded by the coding sequence GTGAAATTTTTAGATTTAGTAAAAAAAAGACAAAGTGTAAGAGAATATTTGGATAAAGCTGTTGAGCGGGAGAAGATTGAGAGCTGTCTGGAGGCAGCGCGGCTTGCTCCTTCAGCTAATAACTCTCAACCCTGGAGCTTTATTGTAATAGATGACCTGAAACTAAAAGAAGCAGTAGCAAGAAAAACGTTTAATAGAGTGATATCTTTCAATCGATTTTCTTTGCAAGCACCTGCTTTAATTCTTTTACTTTCAGAAAGACCAAGTTTTTTTAGTAGAATTGGGAGCATACTTAAGGATAAGCAATTTAGTTTAATCGATATCGGAATTACTGCCGAGCACCTTTGTCTTCAGGCCACAGAAGAAGGCTTGGGAACTTGTATGCTGGGATGGTTTAATGAAAAGGGGGTCAAAAAACTGGTTAATATTCCCCCACAAATAAGAGTTGAACTTATTATAACTATAGGCTATCCGATGTCTGACGAAATACAACCTAAAGAACGCAAAGAAATAAATCAGATCAGAAGTTATAATAGTTATGAGTTATAG
- a CDS encoding DUF4230 domain-containing protein, translating to MQIIFISGLIGFGTAVIIFIIFWIFKLKYSAPGRTINIHTSLEELRSVGELVVFKVVTKEIVTTSMHWLGEKGKKYFQWLISTKKMAMIFEFDIDFRYNLRSSDFVIEEQGEKNFRLKMPQCFYEVHIRDISFYDEQNAKFLPWLLPDLLNRAFGSGFNESDKNLLLEEAKYQATQMADHLVRKMRSEVENSARQTLEALSKNFGAEKVAIDFTDSKLIQSQLGPILLGEKSKK from the coding sequence ATGCAAATAATATTTATTTCCGGACTGATCGGGTTCGGTACAGCGGTCATTATATTTATTATTTTTTGGATTTTTAAATTAAAATACAGTGCACCGGGCAGAACAATAAATATCCATACTTCTCTTGAAGAACTTCGCTCGGTAGGAGAATTGGTGGTATTTAAAGTGGTTACCAAAGAGATTGTTACTACTTCAATGCACTGGTTGGGAGAGAAAGGGAAAAAATATTTCCAATGGTTAATTTCCACTAAAAAGATGGCTATGATTTTCGAATTTGATATAGATTTCAGATATAATCTTCGTAGTTCGGACTTTGTTATTGAGGAACAAGGGGAAAAGAATTTCCGATTAAAAATGCCCCAGTGCTTTTACGAAGTTCATATCAGAGATATCAGTTTTTATGACGAACAAAATGCAAAGTTTCTTCCCTGGTTACTTCCTGACCTCCTCAATCGGGCTTTCGGTTCAGGATTCAATGAAAGCGATAAAAATTTGCTTCTGGAAGAGGCTAAATATCAGGCCACCCAAATGGCTGATCATTTAGTACGGAAAATGCGTTCGGAAGTAGAGAATTCTGCTCGGCAAACCCTAGAGGCTCTAAGTAAAAATTTTGGAGCAGAAAAAGTTGCCATAGATTTTACTGATTCAAAACTGATCCAATCCCAGCTTGGTCCCATCCTTTTAGGGGAAAAAAGTAAAAAATAG
- a CDS encoding ABC transporter ATP-binding protein — protein sequence MKEEKLYSGLDRKIFSRLWQYGKPYAGKIIIIFLLILAISGIEITLPLITKNVVDNYIEKSYLKLILNDRTVEVTDRYIAYRVRSNSFIFIPSNLLSKDEYLELQKDSLILPEKYFMIREEEELNKLKQYQLNLVKTDKGYFVPYREMQNIPSDNLKILRVDDLKMVKLFALLYVGLLLVSFVFNYLQVVMMAVVSEKVMYDLRGNLIRHLMSLSLNFFNNNPIGRLVTRLTNDVDALREMFTDVFVYSAKDLIMVIGILVVIFKLSRRLSLIIFILIPVMMMILYFFQRYAREAYGKVRIALAKVNSFLSEAISGVLLIQTFNQEGRSEDNFNKTGMNYYRANMYQLLIFAIFRPLIDVLSYFALGALIYFGGKGVLGEEISLGVLIAFISYIHMFFRPIFDFSERYNILQSAMASSERIFLLFEEDDKIPSPEVPEHPGKIEGRIEFRGVSFEYKEGEKVIDRVSFIVEPNESVAFVGATGAGKTTLINLLLRFYEPTEGEILIDGINLKDMDLKFLRNYFGLVLQDVFMFAGDIKYNIILNNEIEDNKMIEYAKYVNAHQFISKLKKKYENIVSEGGSNLSTGQRQLIAFTRALAKEPRILILDEATSSIDSETEYLIQDAIKKIMKGRSSIAIAHRLSTIQDVDRIYVMHKGKIVEMGNHSQLIAKRGYYNELYKYQYLKT from the coding sequence ATGAAAGAAGAAAAATTATATTCTGGTCTGGACAGAAAGATATTTTCCAGACTATGGCAATATGGAAAACCTTACGCCGGGAAGATTATCATCATCTTCCTTCTTATTCTTGCCATAAGTGGTATAGAGATTACCCTTCCCTTAATTACCAAAAATGTGGTCGATAATTATATTGAAAAAAGTTATTTAAAGTTAATTCTTAATGATAGAACGGTGGAAGTTACCGACCGCTATATAGCCTACCGGGTGAGGTCTAATAGCTTTATTTTCATTCCCTCGAACTTGTTAAGCAAGGATGAATACCTGGAGCTGCAGAAAGATTCGCTCATCCTGCCGGAAAAATATTTTATGATCAGGGAGGAAGAAGAGCTAAATAAATTGAAGCAATATCAACTTAACCTGGTCAAAACGGATAAAGGCTATTTTGTCCCTTATAGAGAAATGCAAAATATTCCCTCGGATAATCTTAAAATCTTAAGAGTTGATGATTTAAAAATGGTTAAATTATTTGCCCTATTATATGTAGGGCTCCTACTGGTATCTTTTGTTTTTAATTATCTTCAGGTAGTAATGATGGCAGTGGTCAGTGAAAAGGTCATGTATGACCTAAGGGGCAATCTGATAAGACATCTGATGTCTCTTTCTCTGAACTTTTTTAATAATAATCCTATCGGTAGATTGGTAACCAGGCTAACCAATGATGTTGATGCTTTAAGAGAAATGTTTACCGATGTCTTTGTTTATTCTGCCAAAGATCTTATTATGGTAATAGGCATACTGGTGGTAATATTCAAACTATCACGCCGATTAAGTTTGATCATATTTATTCTTATTCCGGTCATGATGATGATACTCTACTTTTTTCAGAGATATGCTCGGGAGGCTTACGGAAAAGTAAGAATTGCCCTGGCTAAAGTAAATAGTTTTCTATCAGAGGCAATTTCGGGAGTCTTACTGATTCAGACTTTCAATCAAGAGGGTAGGTCTGAAGATAATTTTAATAAAACCGGGATGAATTATTATCGTGCCAATATGTATCAACTGTTGATATTTGCCATATTCAGGCCATTAATTGATGTGTTATCTTATTTTGCCCTAGGTGCCTTGATATATTTTGGGGGTAAGGGAGTACTGGGAGAGGAAATTTCCCTGGGAGTGCTTATTGCTTTTATATCTTATATCCATATGTTTTTTAGGCCGATTTTTGATTTTTCGGAAAGATATAATATATTACAATCCGCTATGGCTTCATCGGAGCGAATATTTTTACTTTTTGAGGAGGATGACAAGATACCTTCTCCTGAAGTGCCTGAGCATCCTGGCAAGATAGAAGGGAGGATAGAGTTTCGAGGAGTATCTTTTGAATATAAAGAAGGGGAAAAGGTTATTGACCGGGTCTCTTTTATAGTTGAACCAAATGAATCGGTTGCTTTTGTGGGGGCGACCGGGGCAGGGAAAACAACCCTCATTAACCTTCTTTTAAGATTCTATGAACCTACCGAGGGGGAAATTCTTATTGATGGAATTAACCTGAAAGATATGGATTTAAAATTTTTAAGGAACTATTTCGGATTAGTCTTGCAGGACGTTTTTATGTTTGCCGGGGACATTAAATATAATATTATCCTTAATAATGAAATAGAGGATAATAAGATGATCGAATATGCAAAATATGTTAATGCCCACCAATTTATCAGTAAATTGAAGAAAAAATATGAGAACATAGTTTCCGAAGGAGGGTCAAATCTTTCCACCGGCCAAAGGCAGCTCATTGCCTTTACCCGGGCACTGGCCAAAGAACCCAGAATACTCATCCTTGATGAGGCTACCAGCAGTATAGACAGCGAAACCGAATATCTTATTCAGGATGCCATAAAAAAAATTATGAAAGGCAGAAGTAGTATCGCCATCGCCCATCGATTATCTACCATTCAGGATGTTGATAGAATATATGTTATGCATAAAGGTAAAATCGTAGAAATGGGAAATCATTCGCAGTTAATTGCCAAACGAGGTTATTACAACGAGCTGTACAAATACCAATACCTAAAAACATAG
- a CDS encoding ABC transporter ATP-binding protein encodes MLIKFIFSYYQKAPLKMLFGFLMLVAVDIAQLISPRIVQRAIDYIISIYSTPGDSYEYLGKFTLLIFALAIAIGIFRFFWRMIIIGMSHFMEMDFKNRLFNHLLLLSNSFFTRTKIGDIMAHMTNDMTAVRRACAFGVIAGFDAVFLFLATLVFMLTINARLTFYALIPLPIIALISLFFVKLLFRKFKNVQELFSLLTEKVREMISGIKIIQAFQQEEPESKNFDQLSREYLEKNISLIKIWGTMYPLIFLFAEVGIAILLWVGGQQVILNELTIGELVAFLSYMGIIVWPMMAVGMVINVYQRGNASYKRILELLEEKVVLYDAPGAEYHTLKGNIKLENIHFSYREQAVLSDVNIDIQQGQFIGICGKIGSGKSIIARLILRIIQPQQGRIFYDSIDYRKIRIAAVRDSIGYVPQDSFLFSDTIEDNVRFGKPEATLEEIVQACRVASIDKNIRELKQQYKTPVGEKGVTLSGGQKQRLCIARAIIRRPQILILDDALSAVDTNTEKEIIRNLEHYSQGITTIVISHRISSFIKADKIFVLDKGRIESSGTHRELIKKSDIYKSIYKIQKLEE; translated from the coding sequence ATGTTAATTAAATTTATTTTTTCTTACTATCAAAAAGCCCCCTTAAAAATGTTATTTGGATTTCTTATGCTGGTGGCGGTAGACATTGCCCAGCTTATCTCGCCCCGCATAGTCCAACGAGCGATAGATTATATTATTAGTATTTACAGCACCCCCGGGGACAGTTATGAATATCTGGGGAAATTTACCCTCTTAATCTTTGCCCTGGCTATAGCCATCGGGATTTTTAGATTTTTCTGGAGAATGATCATTATTGGAATGTCCCATTTTATGGAGATGGACTTTAAGAACAGGCTATTTAATCATCTGCTTTTGCTCTCCAACTCTTTTTTCACCAGAACAAAGATTGGGGATATTATGGCTCACATGACCAATGATATGACCGCAGTAAGAAGAGCTTGTGCCTTCGGCGTAATTGCCGGCTTTGATGCCGTCTTTCTTTTTTTAGCCACCCTGGTATTTATGTTAACTATTAATGCACGACTTACTTTTTATGCCCTGATCCCTCTTCCTATTATTGCCCTGATATCCTTATTCTTTGTCAAGCTATTATTCAGAAAGTTCAAAAATGTTCAGGAATTGTTTTCTCTTCTGACCGAAAAAGTGCGGGAAATGATATCCGGCATAAAGATTATACAGGCCTTTCAGCAAGAAGAGCCGGAATCTAAGAACTTTGACCAATTAAGCCGGGAGTATCTGGAGAAAAATATTTCCCTGATTAAAATTTGGGGAACCATGTACCCGTTGATATTTTTATTTGCCGAGGTCGGAATAGCTATTTTACTCTGGGTCGGAGGTCAGCAAGTGATCCTTAATGAGCTTACCATCGGTGAATTAGTTGCCTTTCTTTCCTATATGGGGATTATTGTCTGGCCGATGATGGCCGTGGGAATGGTGATCAATGTATATCAGCGAGGCAATGCTTCTTATAAGCGTATTCTTGAACTTCTGGAAGAAAAAGTGGTACTTTATGATGCCCCCGGTGCGGAGTATCATACGCTGAAAGGCAATATAAAATTGGAGAACATCCATTTTTCTTATAGGGAACAAGCTGTTCTCAGCGATGTCAATATTGATATACAACAAGGGCAGTTTATCGGCATATGCGGGAAGATAGGCTCCGGAAAAAGTATCATAGCCAGATTGATTTTGAGGATTATCCAGCCTCAGCAGGGAAGAATATTTTACGATTCCATCGATTATAGAAAGATCAGGATAGCTGCGGTAAGGGATAGCATAGGATATGTTCCCCAGGATTCTTTTCTTTTCTCGGACACCATAGAGGATAACGTTCGGTTTGGCAAGCCCGAAGCAACTTTAGAAGAGATAGTTCAAGCTTGCCGGGTGGCCTCGATAGATAAAAATATCAGGGAATTAAAGCAGCAATATAAAACACCAGTGGGAGAAAAAGGGGTTACCCTATCCGGGGGTCAAAAACAGAGGCTGTGTATTGCCCGGGCGATTATCAGGAGACCTCAAATACTTATTCTTGATGACGCTCTAAGTGCAGTGGATACTAACACCGAAAAGGAGATCATCCGAAATTTAGAACACTATTCTCAAGGCATTACTACCATTGTCATATCCCACCGTATATCTTCCTTTATCAAGGCGGATAAGATATTTGTCCTGGATAAGGGAAGAATTGAAAGCAGCGGCACTCATCGGGAACTGATCAAAAAATCTGATATCTATAAAAGTATTTATAAAATTCAAAAATTGGAAGAATAA
- a CDS encoding tetratricopeptide repeat protein — protein sequence MKRYLLCLLVCLFLFSFHFISLAQDPLTEADALFDQKTVDSMFASIPLYVKAVEANPDSYEANWKCARAYREYADYNLEHELEGWKDLCKDYGKIAMGYAEKAIELEPDKVEGQYYYGLSAATYSDGVSILRALKEGLKGSTQDAFYKAYDIDKMYDIGGPMLAIGRFWHQLPIPFRNKKRAEKFLEEHHQYFPDDPEGLVYYAELLIDRGKKKEARPILEMAIAGDEPYYSNWAKRLLEDL from the coding sequence ATGAAGAGATATTTGTTGTGTTTACTGGTTTGTTTATTCCTTTTTTCCTTCCACTTTATTTCCCTGGCTCAAGACCCTCTGACGGAAGCCGATGCACTTTTTGATCAGAAGACTGTAGATAGCATGTTTGCTTCCATTCCTCTTTATGTTAAGGCAGTGGAAGCCAATCCGGACAGTTATGAGGCCAACTGGAAATGTGCTCGGGCTTACCGGGAATATGCGGATTATAACCTTGAGCATGAATTAGAAGGGTGGAAAGACCTTTGTAAAGATTATGGAAAAATTGCTATGGGGTATGCAGAAAAAGCCATAGAGCTTGAACCTGATAAAGTAGAGGGACAATATTATTATGGATTGAGTGCAGCTACTTACTCTGACGGGGTTAGTATCCTTAGAGCCCTAAAAGAAGGATTAAAAGGAAGTACTCAAGATGCCTTTTATAAAGCCTATGATATAGACAAAATGTATGATATAGGAGGCCCAATGTTAGCTATAGGACGTTTCTGGCATCAACTCCCCATCCCTTTTAGAAATAAAAAAAGAGCTGAAAAATTTCTTGAAGAACATCATCAATACTTTCCTGACGATCCCGAAGGTTTGGTTTATTACGCAGAATTGCTGATAGATAGAGGGAAAAAGAAGGAAGCAAGACCTATCTTAGAGATGGCAATTGCCGGTGATGAACCCTACTACAGTAATTGGGCAAAAAGATTATTAGAAGATTTGTAA
- a CDS encoding NifU family protein, whose amino-acid sequence MVQEKKTLKERVEIALEKIKPALQADGGNVDLVEVTPEGIVKVKLTGACYGCPMSQMTLKMGIGRSLKKEVPEVKDVVEV is encoded by the coding sequence ATGGTCCAAGAAAAAAAAACTTTAAAAGAAAGAGTTGAAATTGCTTTAGAAAAGATAAAACCAGCCCTTCAGGCCGACGGAGGGAATGTGGATCTGGTGGAAGTTACCCCGGAGGGAATAGTAAAAGTTAAATTAACCGGTGCCTGCTACGGCTGCCCAATGAGCCAGATGACTTTAAAGATGGGCATCGGCAGGTCCTTAAAAAAGGAAGTTCCGGAAGTGAAGGATGTTGTAGAAGTATAA
- a CDS encoding rubrerythrin family protein, with protein MKDLKGTKTEKNLMEAFAGESQARNKYTYFASAAKKEGYEQIASIFLETAENEKEHAKLHFKELSGIGNTVENLKAAAAGENYEWTDMYARMAKEAKEEGFEKIAKMFEGIAKIEKGHEERYRKLLKNIEQEKVFKKEGKIFWKCRNCGNIYEGEEAPEICPVCKHPRAYFEVKLENY; from the coding sequence ATGAAAGATCTAAAAGGAACAAAGACCGAGAAAAATTTAATGGAAGCCTTTGCTGGAGAATCCCAAGCCCGCAATAAATATACTTACTTTGCTTCCGCTGCCAAGAAAGAAGGATATGAGCAGATTGCTTCTATTTTTTTGGAAACAGCTGAAAATGAAAAGGAACATGCCAAGCTGCACTTTAAAGAATTATCCGGGATAGGAAATACGGTTGAGAACTTAAAAGCAGCAGCAGCCGGTGAAAATTACGAATGGACCGATATGTATGCTCGTATGGCCAAAGAAGCAAAAGAAGAAGGATTTGAAAAGATTGCTAAAATGTTCGAGGGAATTGCTAAAATTGAAAAAGGACATGAAGAACGTTATCGGAAGCTGTTAAAGAATATAGAGCAGGAAAAGGTATTTAAAAAAGAAGGAAAAATATTTTGGAAATGCCGGAATTGCGGCAATATCTATGAGGGGGAGGAAGCACCCGAGATCTGCCCGGTATGCAAGCATCCTCGAGCATATTTTGAAGTAAAACTTGAAAATTATTAA